The Phaeocystidibacter marisrubri genomic interval TATTTGTGGTTGGCTGCATTAGTCTTAATCATAGGTTGGATCAACGCATTCAATTTTATGGATGGTATTAATGGGATCACGGCATTGTACGCTTTATCTATCATCGTTCCAGCATTATTCCTGTATAGCAGCGGTGAGTACCAAACTCTATTGGATTCCTCTATTGTTGAGGTAGGATTACTTTCTGTACTTGCATTTGGGGTTTTCAACATACGCCGCAAGGCCAGAACTTTTGCTGGTGACGTTGGTAGCGTGAGTATGGCGTTTATTCTGGCGTTTATCTTGTTGGATCTAATGCTATCTGGATATGGATTCTCAATCCTTGTCTTTTTCTCGGTTTATGGGGTAGATACCGTGTTTACAATCCTTACGAGATTAAAGAAAGGTGAGAATATTTTTGAAGCACATCGAACCCATTTGTATCAGTACTTGGCCAATGAAATGAAGATTCCACATGTGGCTGTTTCTGCGATCTATGCGTCCATTCAATTACTCATTAATCTGGGTTGGATAGGAATGAGTTCGAATAACCGATTTTCGTATTTCATTCTAGTTTTGGGTGGATTAGTTGCGGTTTACCTCCCTTTTAAAATGAAATTGGTTTCTAAAATTAGGGCGAAAGCATGATCGGTGATGCAAATCATATGACCTTGTTGATTGTAGGTGCAGGTGGCTTAGGCAGAGAGGTAGCCGCTACAGCCCTAGCATTGGGGAATTGGAATGAGATTGCCTTTGTGGACGACAATGCCACAGAACCTGTTAATGGGTTATCGATTTGGGGAGATGTAGCTGATTTGAGTACTGCGGAAGGACACTATGAGGTCATGATTGCCATAGGTAACCCTAGTTTAAAGCGATCAATTCATGAACGGCTGAAGAAGAATGAGAAATTAACCTTTCCAACCATCGTTCATCCCAATGCCAGAATTCATTGGCCAGAATATGTTCATCTTGGCAATGGTACATATATAGCCGACGGCACCATTATTACAACTAATGTTCGGATTGGTGATTTTGTGCTCATCAATTTGGGGTGTACCGTTGGACATGATACCACAATAGGAGATTACAGTTGTATAATGCCTTCCGCTAATATTTCAGGTGGAGCGACCTTAGAAGAAGAGGTTTACATAGGGACAGGGGCAAAGTTGATAAAGGCGACTAAATTGGGACGAGGATGTGTAGTAGGAGCAGGCGCTGTTGTGAATATAGATATCCCCATCAATGAAACTTGGGGTGGGGTTCCAGCCAAACCACTAAAATGAGCATGTATCGCAAAACCGTCAAACCGGTACTCGATCGTCTTTTGGGAATAACATGTTTTGTCCTTGCTATCCCTTTTCTGTGTATTACAGCTGTTTTGGTCTACTTGTTCATCAGCCACAAGGTGGTTTTCGTTCAAGAAAGAATTGGATATCGTGAGCGACCGTTTAAGCTGTACAAATTCCGATCTATGCGGAGTGATGGTTACTACGCTGCAGAGAATGAGTCTATTCCTAGGGTTGGAAGGTTCATTCGGAAATTTGGGCTTGATGAGTTACCGCAATTACTAAATGTGATTAAGGGAGAAATGAGTTTTGTTGGGCCACGCCCATTATTACCAGAGTACTTAGCGCTTTATACTTTGGAAGAACGCAAAAGGCATCACGTTGTCCCAGGAATTACAGGCTTAGCTCAAGTGAGTGGTAGAAATGAAATTGAATGGAAGAAAAGATTCACTTTTGATTTACAATATGTACAACAAATTTCTTTTGGTCTAGATTTACGGATACTGGTTAAGACGGCTTTGGTCTTAATGAAAGGTTCCGATTCGATGCCACCTCAAAAATTTCAGGGGCACTCAGAAGAATAGGATTAAACATTGAATTGGATGAAGAGATTAGAATAAGTGTCTTTAATGAAGGATTATTACTTTGAAGTACTCTTCCTTTTCTTCTGATGTCTTACTACTTCTCTTAAGATTCCTCCCATCACCGTAAACTTTTCTACCTTCGAACTTATGAAAGGCATCATACTCGCAGGAGGTTCGGGAACCCGACTCCATCCGCTTACTCTGGCAGTATCTAAACAGCTCATGCCTGTTTACGATAAACCGATGATTTACTATCCACTGGACACGTTGATGCGTGCCGGAATTCGTGAAATTCTGATCATCACTACACCACATGATCAGGAGCTTTTCATGAAATTATTGGGAGATGGATCGAGATTGGGATGTCGATTTGAGTACGTAGTGCAACACGAACCCAATGGTCTGGCACAGGCTTTTGTATTGGGCAAAGACTTTATTGGAAATGATAAGGTTGCACTTATCCTAGGAGATAATATCTTTTATGGAACGGGGTTGGGTAAGTTGCTACAAGATTCAGCCAATCCATCTGGAGGAGTTGTATTCGCTTACAAGGTTTCTGATCCAGAGAGATACGGTGTGGTTGAGTTTGATGAAAATCTCAATGCACTTAGTATTGAAGAAAAACCTGCTCAGCCAAAGTCGAGCTATGCCGTTCCCGGAATCTACTTCTACGATAATTCGGTGATCGAGATTGCGGAGAACTTGAAGCCGTCACCACGAGGAGAATATGAGATTACCGACGTGAACAGAGAGTACCTGAAAAGGGGAAATCTCCATGTGGGAATCCTAGATAGAGGTACGGCTTGGTTGGATACGGGAACATTTAACTCCCTACAACAAGCTGCTCAATTCGTGCAAGTCATTGAGAACCGCCAAGGTGTAAAAATTGGCTGTATTGAAGAAACAGCTTACCAAATGGGCTTCATCGACTCTAGGCAACTACGTGAAATTGCCGAACCACTGAAGAAAAGTGGGTATGGAGAGTATTTGTTGAAGTTGTTGTAGTCTGATAGTTTCCAGACTATAGAGCTTTCACAATGCGATCCGCAATGGCCAAGCTTGCTGTAGCAGCTGGACTCGGCGCGTTGATGACGTGGATGGCCGCTCGCCCCTTTTCAATTACGAAATCGTCAACCAGCGTTCCATCTGGGCGTAGTGCTTGCGCACGAACTCCTGCGCGTGCTGGAGTGATGTCACTGTCTTCCAGAGATGGAATGAGTTTTTGAAGGGCTTCAAGAAATTTGGATCTACTAAATGCCCTTTCATATTCTCCCAGTCCGTAACGCCAGTGTTTCTTAAATAGGTTCCACGTACCCGAAAATCTCAGGGCATTAAGGCTGTCTCGCAAGCTGAAAGAGGTTTTGGAGTATCCTTCGCGTTTAAAGGAGAAAACGGCATTGGGTCCACACTCCACGCCACCCTTGATCATTCGTGTAAAGTGAACACCCAAAAAGGGCAAATCTGGATCAGGTACGGGGTAAATCAAATGTTTCACCTTGTGTTCTCCAGATGGTGTCAAATCGTAATAATCTCCTCGGAAGGGAACAATCTTCACGTCTAAGTTCAAACCATCCAATGCTGCCAATCGGTCGGCTTCCAAGCCGCCACAGGCAACCACACGATCTGCAATAAAGGTATCTGTGTCTGTTTTTACAGCGGTTACCTTTCCCTTTTGGGTGATGCGTATGACGCGTTGATGGGGCAATACACGACTTTCAGGCTGTAATTCAACAATGAGTTCAGCGAGCTTTAGACACATGCCTACATAGTCGACAATTCCCGTTTGAGGAACTTTGATGGCTTTGATTCCAGCTACAAAAGGCTCTGCATCAGTCATTTCATCGGGACCAATAATTTCCAGTCCTTCCAAACCATTTTCTATTCCTCGAGCATAAATTCTATCGATTTGGGGAAGTTCTCGCTCTTCTGTAGCAACAATCAGCTTACCGCAGAGGTCGTAGTCAACATTGTACTTCTCTACAAACTCAACCAACTGTTGGTACCCATCTCTGCACGTAGTGGCTTTGAGTGAGCCGGGCTTGTAATAGATTCCACTGTGGATTACTCCGCTGTTTCTTCCTGTTTGATGCTTGGCAACTCCTGCCTCTTTCTCCAAGACGGTCACTACTCCTTCAGGGTTCTTCAACTGCCATTTGTAGGCCGTTGCCAAACCAACTATGCCACCGCCAATTACGATTAGGTTCATGGAGAAAAATGAATTTCAATGTTTTATTGACCCCGCTCATCGGACACCCAGCACCCAGCACCCAGCACCCAGCACCCGTCACCCGTCATCCAGCACCCAGCACCCAGCATCCGCCACCCATCCTACATCTCCAGGGCCAGAATCATCACGTTCCCTACCGCCTTATACCATCAACTCCACTTCCTTGGCAACCAATTCACCTTTATCATTTTCTTCAACGATGAATTTTACCGCATCCCCTTCGTAGAGGTCGTTGAAATCCGCATTGGTGAGATTGCTGTGGTGGAAGAAGAGGTTGTTTGGCTGGAATTGAATGAATCCATATCCGGTCTTCAAACTTAGGATTTCGCTCTCGTGAACTTCTCCCGGTTTTGCATCTGAATTATCAACCGACGTAGAATCGAAAGTTCTGCTTTCACGCGGTTGACGTTCCTCGCGTTGATCAGGAGGAGGGAGGACGAAAATGTTTTGAATGGATTCGTCGTCATCTTCGAGACCTTCTTCAATTCGATCGTGCATGAGGATAGGGTAAGATACACTCTTGATGAGGTCTTGAGAAGTTTTGGTCGTCATTCGCTTACCGTCATCATTGGTGAATTCAAAATCCCAACTGATGAGCATCACTCTGATTCCGAGTGAGTTTAGTTTGTTCACGATGGCGGTGTAGTCGCCGTCAGCGCCAATTAGAGCTACGACATCTAATTTGTCATTGTAGGCTAAATCCAGGATGTCGACAGCCATTTGCAGGTTCAGGCCTTTATCGGCAGAACGACTATTCACTATACCCTTCACAGGTTGGTAATGAGCAGTGACACCTTCGTAGCTCAAGATATCGTCAAAAACGCGATCGAAATAGAGTTGGTTTCCCTTTTCACTTGCTTCCGATGCTACAATTCGACCTTTGTAAAAATGGGACTCAACAATCTTGCATCGCTCCACTTCATTTTCTTCTAAAAAGGCCAAACGTTCTGTGATGTATCGATGGATTCCAGAAAGGCTTAATCGGCTCTTTCTGTCGTGTACGTAGTTGTAGTAGTTACTAACGTGTGTAAAGTAATTTCCGTCGTAAAAGACACCTATGCGTGTAAGGTTCATAGTGAGTTGGATGACTAGGATTGTAAATAAGGGTGTAAAGATAGGGATAAGTATGTAGTTAGTGATGGGTAGGGAGGTTGGGGTGTGTTAGGAGTTTGATGGGGTTAAGGGGGGTAAGGTGTTGGGTGACGGGTGATGGGTGATTAAGGAGTTTAATGTGTTTGCGGTGTTTAAGGTGTTGGGTGACGGATGATGGGTGTTTGCGGGGTTTAAGGTGTTGGAGGATGGATGCTGGGTGACGGGTGAGATCAACAGTTCCTTTCTACCGCGCGAATCCTTTCGCGTGGGAATTGAAGGGGGGGATGATGGATGCTAAGTGACAGGTGACGGATGAGACCTACAGCTCACTGATGCACAATTAAAAACCCATTTACCCTCGCAATCGTATGTCACATATGTCATGGAAGAAAATTCATTACATTTGGCAAGACCAATCAACCAGTATGCTTAGAAAAATTCTTAGCAGTTATAACGACCGCTTTCTCTCTAGGTGGGTAGTGCTTGCCTTCGATATCTTCATGGTAGGTGTTGCCTTTGTTATCGCTACTGTCTTGCGATACAATTTCGAATTCCATGAAATAGATCCAAATGATTTGAGCCAACAAGCAATTGTA includes:
- a CDS encoding acetyltransferase, whose product is MIGDANHMTLLIVGAGGLGREVAATALALGNWNEIAFVDDNATEPVNGLSIWGDVADLSTAEGHYEVMIAIGNPSLKRSIHERLKKNEKLTFPTIVHPNARIHWPEYVHLGNGTYIADGTIITTNVRIGDFVLINLGCTVGHDTTIGDYSCIMPSANISGGATLEEEVYIGTGAKLIKATKLGRGCVVGAGAVVNIDIPINETWGGVPAKPLK
- a CDS encoding MraY family glycosyltransferase, with product MFQLDNITLAVLFSVFVLLEMLYIWIAPRIGIVDVPSGRSSHSTLTIRGGGIIFPISIFIGLIVSQNSSVMDHAAWVVSGLFTISVISFIDDKYTIKPLSRLVVHILSVVLLLWGMGFDSQPWYLWLAALVLIIGWINAFNFMDGINGITALYALSIIVPALFLYSSGEYQTLLDSSIVEVGLLSVLAFGVFNIRRKARTFAGDVGSVSMAFILAFILLDLMLSGYGFSILVFFSVYGVDTVFTILTRLKKGENIFEAHRTHLYQYLANEMKIPHVAVSAIYASIQLLINLGWIGMSSNNRFSYFILVLGGLVAVYLPFKMKLVSKIRAKA
- a CDS encoding sugar transferase, whose translation is MYRKTVKPVLDRLLGITCFVLAIPFLCITAVLVYLFISHKVVFVQERIGYRERPFKLYKFRSMRSDGYYAAENESIPRVGRFIRKFGLDELPQLLNVIKGEMSFVGPRPLLPEYLALYTLEERKRHHVVPGITGLAQVSGRNEIEWKKRFTFDLQYVQQISFGLDLRILVKTALVLMKGSDSMPPQKFQGHSEE
- the rfbA gene encoding glucose-1-phosphate thymidylyltransferase RfbA; this translates as MKGIILAGGSGTRLHPLTLAVSKQLMPVYDKPMIYYPLDTLMRAGIREILIITTPHDQELFMKLLGDGSRLGCRFEYVVQHEPNGLAQAFVLGKDFIGNDKVALILGDNIFYGTGLGKLLQDSANPSGGVVFAYKVSDPERYGVVEFDENLNALSIEEKPAQPKSSYAVPGIYFYDNSVIEIAENLKPSPRGEYEITDVNREYLKRGNLHVGILDRGTAWLDTGTFNSLQQAAQFVQVIENRQGVKIGCIEETAYQMGFIDSRQLREIAEPLKKSGYGEYLLKLL
- a CDS encoding NYN domain-containing protein, yielding MNLTRIGVFYDGNYFTHVSNYYNYVHDRKSRLSLSGIHRYITERLAFLEENEVERCKIVESHFYKGRIVASEASEKGNQLYFDRVFDDILSYEGVTAHYQPVKGIVNSRSADKGLNLQMAVDILDLAYNDKLDVVALIGADGDYTAIVNKLNSLGIRVMLISWDFEFTNDDGKRMTTKTSQDLIKSVSYPILMHDRIEEGLEDDDESIQNIFVLPPPDQREERQPRESRTFDSTSVDNSDAKPGEVHESEILSLKTGYGFIQFQPNNLFFHHSNLTNADFNDLYEGDAVKFIVEENDKGELVAKEVELMV
- the lhgO gene encoding L-2-hydroxyglutarate oxidase → MNLIVIGGGIVGLATAYKWQLKNPEGVVTVLEKEAGVAKHQTGRNSGVIHSGIYYKPGSLKATTCRDGYQQLVEFVEKYNVDYDLCGKLIVATEERELPQIDRIYARGIENGLEGLEIIGPDEMTDAEPFVAGIKAIKVPQTGIVDYVGMCLKLAELIVELQPESRVLPHQRVIRITQKGKVTAVKTDTDTFIADRVVACGGLEADRLAALDGLNLDVKIVPFRGDYYDLTPSGEHKVKHLIYPVPDPDLPFLGVHFTRMIKGGVECGPNAVFSFKREGYSKTSFSLRDSLNALRFSGTWNLFKKHWRYGLGEYERAFSRSKFLEALQKLIPSLEDSDITPARAGVRAQALRPDGTLVDDFVIEKGRAAIHVINAPSPAATASLAIADRIVKAL